atatcatcaaataaatcaactATTAGTCACAGGAGGAAGGTGTTCCAAGATCCAAATTCTTCTGAAACTATGAAATTTAGGTTGAATATTCCTGCTAAAAGTGTTCCAGTCAGCCAGTTCTCAAGTCCTGTTACTAGTCCTGTTGCCAGTCCTCGGAGATTTAGTGATGTAGACTTCTCAGCTTCTCCCATTGGGTTTCCAGGGCTTCAGATGTGGTCAGCACCAGAGATCTCTTCCAAGGGTATGATGGCAGTTTATCCTTCACGCACTTCACCTGAGAAGACAATGTACAGTCCTGAACGTTCTCCACTTTGTAGTCCAAGAACTAAAAGTCCTCTATTAAGATCTACAAATCCTAGTGCACCGCCATCTCCCGTGCAGACAAAGTTGTTTGCAGAGAGCCCAACTGCATGGCATGAAAATGGTGGTAGTGTCAATGTCCATCCACTGCCTCTTCCTCCTGGGGCCTCACCTTCTTCACAATCAAACTTTGGTCATCAGAGTGCAGCAAAAACAGAGGTATCACTGAAGGCAAATCATTGGCAGAAAGGAAAACTTATTGGAAGCGGAACATTTGGAACCGTTTATGAAGCCACCAACAGGTATATAGTTACATTGTTCATAGGTAGGATCGagtttccttccttttgtttaataATAATTGATATATTTTGACAGACATAATGGTTCTTTATGTGCAATGAAAGAAGTTAATATAATTCCTGATGACGCCAAATCTGCTGAATGTTTGAAACAGTTGGAACAGGTTCGTTCTTGATATCTAACTATACTGCTGTCAAGTGAGTAACTTTCAATTTCTCATTTGCATAAATAGATTTTGCTCTTCATTGTTTCTAATCCTGACAGAGATAAGATGCCAGGCATCATAAACTAATAAATTTTGAAGTACCCTATATTTGTTTCTGTTAAATACTCTCTCTCCTTATACTATTTTATATAATTTGGTCAAGTGCACATCTTTTGAGATTCATACATGTGTTTAATGTTTATGGGCAATATGATATCTGCGTATCTTACATAATTTTTGCCCTACCAGCAAGTTGTAGGGCAAAGTTGACTACTTTCAGATGCATTAATGGTTATAATTTTATCTCATATTGGTTCTAACCATCACTTAATGTTGCCCAATTACATCTCGTGATCTTTCTGGTGTGACACTGGTTTCTGTTGATTGATTGGCCTTTGTTCTCTGTACTGCAGGAGATAAAGTTTCTTAGCCAATTTAAGCATCCAAATATTGTCCAGTACTATGGGAGTGAAACAGTGAGAACATTTGTGGTTATATTGAAGCTGTTATATTTCTTCTCTTTCCAGTTTTATAGATGCATTCGGTTTTGTATATGCAGATTGAGGATCGTCTTTACATATATCTAGAATACGTTCATCCTGGTTCAATTAATAAATATGTTCGTCAATATTGTGGAGCTATGACAGAATCAGTGGTGCGCAATTTTACTCGTCATATTCTCAATGGGCTGATTTACTTGCATAGTAAAAAGATCATGCACAGGTCAGTATTTTGGATGCCAGTGACTTTTTACTTTAAAATGTATATGCCTTTTAGTCTTCCGAAACCAGCTAGAACAAGGATCCAGGAAAATGCTGCAACTGAGAAAATTGGATTATCATTGACTTTCGAACAATTAACAGTACTTTCTACCATTAAGAGATGAAGGGGCACATCGTTTTTGGGTATATATACAGTACTGTGTATGTATACTTTATAAAGTTGCCTCATAAGTTTTTCAGTTATAATTTGCTTGTGTACATCTTTTTTGGGTGATTTTcctagaaaatattcatattttgggTATTTTCCAAAAGGTACCCCTCTTTTTTTCCAGACACTACCCCTAATTTGAAAATACCCAAAATACCCCTAGATAATTTTCATGTCAAATTTCTTCTCTCGTTTTTTTTTACCAGTTTTAAACTGTTATACTGTTTTTATTTGGCTCATTTACAGTGTTTTTCAATAGTATTTTCAGTGTTTATTTGAGGTattgaaaacactataaatgtTATTGAGAAACACTGTCAATGATATCATATTATGCCTCTTTAGTTGTCATTGCTCATAGATCATTACAATGCCATATTTTTAAGCTGGTAGTTGATTTGGTTGAGGTTAGGAGTCCATTTAGATCATTTacagttttttttgtttttattgtgATGTTCAGAACACTATAATAAACCAATTTTTGATTTCTATTTGGTTGGTGTTGttcttaaactattataaatacctaTTGGATTCCTGATATATCAAATAGTTTCtagtattttgattttatttggctCATTACGGTGTTTTCAAGTAGGCTTCACAGTATTTTTGTTGTGGTGGCCAAAACACTGTAGCAAGCTGAAATATTGTAATAGGCAGAAAAAACGATTTGAATATTTTTCAGACTAGAGATATTGCTtgggaaaaaataaaataggGGTACCGATTGAAAAAATCCAAAATATGGATATTTCTAGGGAAATCACCCATCTTTTTTTCTCTCAGTCACAATTTGCTCGTATATGTTTCTCTCCTCAGTGTCAAGTCAATTATAACCTTTTAAAACTTTCCAATGGTAGAAAAATTTCAAGGGCACATATGCAATGAAAAGAAAGGGTGAATTTTTCACTTTACTTTTAATAAGGGGTATTTTTTGGACTAAAATAGGGGCAACTCAGTTGCTCAATTTTTTTGTATAAAACAGTCAAGCTTGATGGTTGATCAATTCCAAGTTGTAGGCACCAAAATCTAAATATATGAGGCAGGCGaacgtttaataattttataggaCACAGATGCTAAAACTTTCAGCTGTATATGTGTGAAAAATCCATTCTTTTTTATTGTGTGGCACTTTAAAGTGGCAATTGATTCATGCAGAGATATTAAAGGAGCTAATTTGCTTGTTAATGTAAATGGCGTTGTTAAGCTAGCTGATTTTGGGATGGCAAAGCATGTAAGTTTGTCTATATTGTACTAGATGAGCTGTATTTAAATGAAGTAACTTATATCTTTTAGTTGTTATGTTTTGTCTGGACATTTTGTTCTCATTGAATATGACATAAATGGTCTCATGTTTCCAGCTAGTGTCTTTCTGTGTGTTCCACTGAATTACTTCAGTTAAAGTTGTCAGAGACTCGGAGGTAATATCTATTGCACAGGATTGCAAATAAGTCAACAGAGTACTAAAGCAGGGTTGGAAAGGAGATAATCAGCTGCTGCAATGATTCTGAAGCAGTAAacaagaataattttttaaatttattaatagaGTAGAAAATTTAAGAAAATGGGGGGTTTGAGACTGTTACCATAGTCTCATTTTCTAGGAAAATTAAAACTCCTTTTAAAAGAGCTGCAGGCTTTTGTGTGCAGTATTTTGAATTTGTGTGTCTATGCAGAGATAATGGCTGATATTTTTAAAACTTGTACTTTCTACTTCCTGCAAGAATGGTACTTTGTTGCCTCTATTAAGAACAACTAAACTGCATGTTGGATAGATGCCTACTACCTTTTTCCAATTTAAAGTCAAGTAGAACTCCATAAAGATAAGACAGCAATCTTATTGTCTTTTCTAGTAAGTATGAGATGAATTAAAGTAATTGTGAGATAATTTTTATCCAATACAAGACAAAATCCGAAACTTGGAATGTAAACATGAACAAAAATATACTGAAAACCTACGGAAGATATAAAAAGTTGATCTAGAATCAACCAGATCATGTCTCTTTCTACTTGTTTATATTGGGACTCATCTTCCATAGAATGATATCTGCCCAACTCTATACATATGTTAACATGATCTTCATGTTGTCTGGGAAGATCCTTGTACTTTTTAATATACATACATGTCATGTTAGACACAATTGCATGATTATTAAAGTACGTTAAGTTGACTAGTGttttgattttatcttttcattgATTAGTTAAGTGGAGCAGCACCCACTCATTCATTAAAGGGTTCACCATTTTGGATGGCTCCAGAGGTATCATTTTTCTTCTATTTAATATTAAACTATATTCTGGGTTGATATACATGATTGTTAATAGGTTGAAttttttgccttttcttttgtttgttatGTTATATGAGCATGCTGATATAAGCAAGGAGGTTACATGCATTTGCCTCATTGAAAATTTGTGAATTGACCATAAAAGACAATACTTTTATAACTAGTCCAGAGGCTGCTATCATTGAGAAGCAGATATCATGATATTAATCGGGTGGCACTTTGACAGATTTGTGTAACCAAGTTGGAAAAAGTACTTAAGACTGTGTTATGCTATATTCAGTCTAAACTCCTCTCTCCTGATTTCTCCATTCGGATATTAGGCCCCTCTTTTGCCCTAATCGATGATTCTGCGTATCCCTTAATCTTTCCTCCTAATCTATGCTTGTTCCATTTCTATTTCTTAAATGATGCTCCCATCAAGCCTGCTGTTGTACTTGACAAATAATAAAAAGTAACTCTTTAATATGGGACACCCCTCTTATAACTCAATTAGCTTATAGTGGAGGCTGCAACAGAAGGAAAAATTAACACAGGACCTGTGTGTCATGGCCTATGATGGTAGCAATAGGACAGTAAGAGGAGAGCTGCCTAAAAGTTTTTCTTCTGGCTTCTTCAGCAGCATGAGCACAAAGAGAATACATGATTGGATGACAAAGCCTCTCCTTGGTATTTGTAATTTGAGAAACTTTTGTCATTTGATTTTTTCGTTTAGCTGACACTCAGAAGTTAAATATTCCTAGAATATTCAATTAAGATAGTAGGAGTAGAAATAAGGTGTTTTTGTTCTTAGCAgccaattttttattgaaatgtcATTTCCTACATTGAGGTGTTTTCCATGACATCTCCAAACGGAGATATTTATATGTGATTTCCTGAAAACATTGATTTACTGATCATTGTATTATGAAGctctttgtttttttattttttatacttcCTGTAGATGGTACTTCTTCTCAACTGACTAAAAGATGTGGCAAGAGAAGTAATTCATTAATCAAATAAAGGTACCCCTTCATAAGaagtaaataaattttttaaaacaatTGATCTTATACTTAGAGATTCTGTTGGTAGCTCCTAGAAACTAAACAAAGTGAATGCACTTTTCAACTGTAAAAATGGGTTTTATATGAAGGTTTAAATTAGTTGTCAAGTCTTTTCTTGGCCATATTCATCATTTTTGTAGATTTTGAACCAACTTCTCCATTTCAGATGTTGCAGGCTACAATGAATAAAGAAATTGGTTATGATCTTGCTGTTGATATTTGGAGTTTAGGCTGCACCATCATTGAGATGTTCACAGGGAAGCACCCATGGAGTGGTCTAGAAGGGGTCTGTATGTTTTTGTTATTCATGTTGTTGACATCTTGCAGCCTTTCAATTTAAGTTGTTAATGTTTagctatttatttgattttatgaaAAAAACACACTGTTCTTGAGGTTATTACTCTttgaaaaattcttttcatttgttTTAGCAAAGGACTAAATAGGAAAATGACACTAAGAGAATACAGTGAAGGGTTGAGAGAAAAGAGAGATATTACACAtcaccagtgatttcaataggtgctcgggcgctcgcctaggcgctcgggtgaggcgaggcgaggcccgagcgcctcgcttcacttccaggcagcgcgcttcaaagaggcgtcgcctgggcgctcgcccgagcccaggcgcttcgggcgagcgcctgggttaaaccaggcgatcgaaccagcgttttaggtctggttcgatctctggtgctttagttggttcaatcgaaccaactaaagcaccgatatcagctgctgttgcccaaccctaaccctgttaGCGTTCACGCTACCACTGCCACtgttgccgctcgccgctcccgctcccgttgctcgctACCGCTGCTTGACATTGCTCGCtctcgctcccgctgccactgatgccgctcgctgctgtcgctgtcaccgctctgtcacggacttagctggttttgcctaagtcgtgcggcacccttgcgtgttcgtccgcaaaggtcagcctccccgaagtctcccattgtctcttaggaccaccaaaagagagaacgagttagagagaacgagttagagagaacgtctcaatcgggattcataagcaaacatctccgaaaaacacttcatagacaatgcaaattacaaacagactttacaagctctgaacagtggcacaacaaagggtaaaatggtccattacagaccgaaaatctctcgcacgtgtccacatgacacaacctttatttacaagcctaaagaggccaccaacccaactaaaatgagacttataagccttcggctgcccctctacacgctgtacaaggcatgaacatgccaacagacacggacagatataagcattacatcaaacatcctatttcaaagtttgtccgtgacattctcccccacttatcccttcgacgtcctcgttgaagcctttgtcgacactgcaactcctcgcctttgctgaatcttcaatcttctgctccagctacaatgcgcctcttggctcccagttgctctccactgctgtttttgagtagtcgaacttttgatccgccatgctgcttcaactcaccaatgactctgactctggtgtggggttggctgagttgtgtttatccttgttgattcctgcggatccgccagatgaaggaaaaaaccatccttactgcgccagtctctcaaaattccacatgctgcttgaattgggtggatgcttgttggagctttaacgagcatcgtctcgcaaacttctgaagttttgggtccttcctccacaaaatttgctcattgactcttctttcacttagttgtcacatccaagtaggttcgcatcactttcgctttcgattggcatttcgttgggaaatgaagtggacaatctactctcagtagcactgatcaccgttggtgaggatttgacaactattgtcttccattatcttcgaagggtctttgaacttgtgcagagctcctctactggatagataagagaattagggtactcggtttcgcccgttctcttgagagttgagaaggcaaaggttacttgacttcgcccgcctcctcgagattgtactttatgtatcgagctggttactggacttcgcctgctctttgctcacacttctgaagcacttgaagtgtttgcgctccttgcgttgagttagctactgtgattcaccttctcaatgccatcgaacttctggaatgcgggaagttttcaccccagcttggagtaattctcttataggtttggtcgcctctgggattgtaccgtcttctccatcaaccctaccgcctactccat
Above is a genomic segment from Musa acuminata AAA Group cultivar baxijiao chromosome BXJ3-4, Cavendish_Baxijiao_AAA, whole genome shotgun sequence containing:
- the LOC135634848 gene encoding mitogen-activated protein kinase kinase kinase 5-like yields the protein MSPSSALDMPWWKSSSSHNHILSSSSSSSSASQSTGGHRGSRRDVRFFPWSRRHPLPRLTRQRKLRHLTDVEIDELSLDDPAAVSFSAPVSMFANNLEAIPSRSVSSPILLPRPLPLPDAAAATPYRDSTSDRGLGFSHSNAIGFPLPSPLRASKRAEGDDGNGVAADPTSFASAVGSRLAYHTNYSSPDQVGISSNKSTISHRRKVFQDPNSSETMKFRLNIPAKSVPVSQFSSPVTSPVASPRRFSDVDFSASPIGFPGLQMWSAPEISSKGMMAVYPSRTSPEKTMYSPERSPLCSPRTKSPLLRSTNPSAPPSPVQTKLFAESPTAWHENGGSVNVHPLPLPPGASPSSQSNFGHQSAAKTEVSLKANHWQKGKLIGSGTFGTVYEATNRHNGSLCAMKEVNIIPDDAKSAECLKQLEQEIKFLSQFKHPNIVQYYGSETIEDRLYIYLEYVHPGSINKYVRQYCGAMTESVVRNFTRHILNGLIYLHSKKIMHRDIKGANLLVNVNGVVKLADFGMAKHLSGAAPTHSLKGSPFWMAPEMLQATMNKEIGYDLAVDIWSLGCTIIEMFTGKHPWSGLEGPQAMFKVLHKDPPIPETLSNDGKDFLQRCFRRNPAERPTANMLLEHPFVRNSHHYSIHGSLQAFAGIKLDNTFSPGDRGKSKSEPNVRRKHMPNGENNQSHPEIPELAVSRLSSRTAVEVFPSLSPPHASHASLSPVGSSANTQNGVQPGAANFQPYALPKR